Below is a window of Sulfitobacter sp. SK012 DNA.
GCAAGACCTAGCATTGTCAGATTAAGATCACTTGCTATACTTTTTGCGCGGATCTCAGGCTGGTTTCCTTCGCTGATACTTCGAGAGGTCGGCCAAATATGGATTTTTGTTCAGCCTGTTAGAGAATTAGAGCAGGGCAGGCGGCCTCAAAGCTTTGCTCTGACAATGCCTCCAAGGAGAAACCGGATTTTGTCAAAAGTACTGAAATCACTGTCAGTCACATTGTTTGCCGCAACGATGGGCGCAGGGGCTCAAGCCCAGAGCACTGACCTGCGCATTGCAGCACGCGATAGTTATATCTTCACTTATCCTTTGGTGATGATGTACCGCACGATGTACCTGCAAGCGATCGAAGAGGGGTCGCCGTCCTACGCAGGCGGAATGGGCGAATGGCTGCATCTTGGTGTCGCGTCTCCAGAAGACAACGATATCGTCACCCCCAACAATGACACGCCCTATTCCTACGCTTGGGTGGATTTGCGCGCTGAGCCTTGGGTGCTGACGATGCCTGAGATCGGCGCTGACAGGTTCTATACGTCTCAGTGGGATGATCTGTGGGGCTATGTGCTGGATAATGCTGGCTCTGTAAACGACGGCAATGATGGCGTTTCCGTCATGCTTGTCGTGCCTGGTTGGGAGGGCGATCTGCCAGAGGGGATCGACCGGGTCATTCAAGGTGAAACGTCCTTTCTAGGGACGTTGACTCGCACTCAGGTCCTGGGCTCTGATCAACCGAGTGATCTGGATCGCATCCAGCAGAGATATGTGCTGGAGCCCCTGAGTGCATTTCTGGGGCAACCGGCCCCTCAACAGGCTGAAACTATCGATTGGTTAGGCTGGGAAGAAGGTGCGGAGTTCGAACTGGGTTACTGGACCCATGCCGCTCGGCTGCTACCGCTTGTCGAACGACTTGATGTGGATACTGAGGCGTATTCGGCTTTGGCTATGCTTGGAATTGAAAGTGGGCAACCTTTTGATATTGAGGGGCTAGACGACACACAAAAAGCGACGCTGCAGGCTGGGATCGACGATGCGCGCGCCCTTTTGGCGGCGCAAGCAGGGCAGCTGACAGATGGCACAAAACTCTTTGGCCCTCGAAGTGCAGTCGGGCAGCGGTATCTAGACCGCGCCTTGGGTGTTTATGTCGGGATATTCGGCAATACTAAGGACGTATCCGTGTACCTCAACCGGGTCGTGGACGATCAGGGCCACCCGTTGGACGGATCCAAAGCCTCCTATGAAATGACATTTGCGAAAGGCGAACTGCCACCGGTGGATTTCTTTTGGTCCATGACGATGTATCGCCTGCCCGAACGGCTTTTAGTTGCCAACGCGATTGATAGGTTTTCCATTGGCAGCGCTACTCCAGGTGTTGTCACGGCGGACGACGGATCTCTGACCCTCTACATCAGCGCAGAGCCGCCCAAACCCGAAGCACGATCGAACTGGTTGCCTGCCCCTGAC
It encodes the following:
- a CDS encoding DUF1254 domain-containing protein, producing the protein MSKVLKSLSVTLFAATMGAGAQAQSTDLRIAARDSYIFTYPLVMMYRTMYLQAIEEGSPSYAGGMGEWLHLGVASPEDNDIVTPNNDTPYSYAWVDLRAEPWVLTMPEIGADRFYTSQWDDLWGYVLDNAGSVNDGNDGVSVMLVVPGWEGDLPEGIDRVIQGETSFLGTLTRTQVLGSDQPSDLDRIQQRYVLEPLSAFLGQPAPQQAETIDWLGWEEGAEFELGYWTHAARLLPLVERLDVDTEAYSALAMLGIESGQPFDIEGLDDTQKATLQAGIDDARALLAAQAGQLTDGTKLFGPRSAVGQRYLDRALGVYVGIFGNTKDVSVYLNRVVDDQGHPLDGSKASYEMTFAKGELPPVDFFWSMTMYRLPERLLVANAIDRFSIGSATPGVVTADDGSLTLYISAEPPKPEARSNWLPAPDGPFWMVLRNYGPGESILDRTYDLPPVRIIE